The following coding sequences lie in one Enterococcus sp. 9E7_DIV0242 genomic window:
- a CDS encoding ABC transporter ATP-binding protein, with protein sequence MRKKESKSIIRVENVQKTFEVNRELHVQALKDISFSVNQGQFLSIMGPSGSGKSTLLYILGGLDEPTSGKIWIDTKPLGKMSAKEKSLLKRRDIGFIFQFYNLVPNLTVEDNILLPLILDGKNIKDYQEKLDKLLKKIGIRDKRGAYPNELSGGQQQRVAIARALIIEPKVILADEPIGNLDSKNGQAVMELLKKINEEEDTTIVQVTHSEESAEYGTHVLHMKDGAIIEHKQTNRG encoded by the coding sequence ATGAGAAAGAAGGAATCAAAAAGCATTATTCGTGTAGAGAATGTTCAGAAAACCTTTGAAGTCAATCGTGAACTGCATGTGCAGGCGTTGAAGGATATTTCATTCTCGGTGAATCAAGGACAATTTTTGTCCATTATGGGACCTTCCGGGTCTGGAAAATCGACGCTTCTCTATATACTTGGCGGATTAGATGAGCCAACTTCAGGAAAAATCTGGATTGATACGAAACCATTAGGGAAAATGTCCGCAAAGGAAAAAAGTTTGTTAAAACGGAGAGATATTGGGTTTATTTTCCAATTCTACAATTTAGTTCCTAACTTAACTGTAGAGGATAATATCCTTTTACCTTTGATATTAGATGGAAAAAATATCAAGGATTATCAAGAAAAACTAGATAAGCTATTGAAAAAAATAGGCATCAGAGACAAACGCGGTGCATATCCCAATGAGCTATCTGGTGGGCAACAGCAACGGGTTGCCATTGCGCGAGCATTAATTATTGAACCTAAAGTAATTCTTGCAGATGAACCTATTGGTAATCTAGATTCCAAAAACGGGCAAGCTGTTATGGAGCTGTTGAAAAAGATCAACGAAGAAGAAGATACAACCATTGTTCAGGTGACGCATTCAGAGGAGTCGGCAGAATACGGTACACATGTCCTTCATATGAAAGATGGCGCAATCATCGAACACAAACAGACAAATAGAGGCTAA
- a CDS encoding non-ribosomal peptide synthetase, translating into MSSNQYLWEQNKRIELNGKKVIELSEKAGVSKNRFLSAVFLLLMCKTKGNEAYSMDLFQKNHYSGTLSYTMTEGDKLLTSLSSLTWIEATTTKEENEHVRGIVWLTEQEPLEEEIFSELMLQLREVSENELLIDYRYSAELYEKEEIDILHLHFQTLLTAILSDSEKNISDYDIVSQKERDLLEEVNQTDYDFSRDACVHEIIENTVRKFPNKTALVYEGEEVTFEEFNRRSNQIVAFLKKQNIQAGDYVAIMAVRGIELICSIFGVLKSGAAYVPMNPLFPIDRLRYMMQDSQAKMILSTGCPEELNVFCPIVDLNDPTLYEGNAGNPVSQAGSDDTLCLIYTSGTTGNPKSVKINHGAIVNYCEFNAFDFLKLNEHDRVPQFAPITFSTAISEITTTLLSGATLYLVTDEVIKNIPLFNQFIHDIQATMCLLPPIYCDYVQLPDSVRMVETGGSACHKEAAERMVAQGAKYYNAYGLSEGTVISVWEHQPGEEVKKIPIGKPVANSKVYIMNNDKVNGLYMPGELCVTGMAVSNGYLNLQELNEKRFIPNPFGEGRMLKTGDIVQWNHKGELEYVGRSDNQVQIRGMRVELEEIEHSLLNDPAIVNVAAISREDQQGETSIAAFITSKETIDIREMKRQLRKRLVDYMIPANIIQLETLPLTVNGKVDRKALEMIPIKESNTFAAPETMIEKQIAQFFQTIVKAEKVGKQTDFFEAGGHSLRLTRLINAIDSAFGVRLSVGDIYEHSTVEAISKQIETGAKQERNTITVVEEKETYTLSSAQKQVYIATELDDTALSYNIPVLLTFSGRLQKEKLTKAFQQLIDRHDSLRTTFQTIDGQSVQVIKEAMDAVVEEEEVAALSDTVVEQRFNAFIRPFDLRQAPLMRVKLLSDQEKSCLFVDIHHIISDGSSLNALLEEFSALYGEHTLAPLPVQYKDYSEWQRKQNLDQQKQFWVEQFSEIPESLDLPLDYKRTARQSFEGHTVKLAIPNETRSALKKLTEKTGTTDYMVLLSICMIMLSKYSRQEDVVIGTSISGRTHQEIEKVQGIFVNTLAMRGRPQGDKTIRSFLEEMKATSLQAYQNQEFPFDELVAALAIPRDLSRNPLFDVMFVLQNNEQPEQLWGDASIVTATMEEQGAKFDLTFSISETAAGYELSLDYRTALFKEETMKQMLQHYLVLLQNATADDTQKLAQLTAVNEEEKQKILTVFNKPQEVSEYSNQTIAEIFEQQATAFPNKEALVYKDQTLSYQELNEKANRLAADLRAAGISANDFVAVEARRAPATIIGILGIVKAGAAYVPIDVDYPKERIAYILEDCQAKAIAATTSFTTQMNLSMPVFSLDTIFTEAGLTENPKPISTEDDLLYLMYTSGTTGKPKGTMIEQRNVFHLLEKSEPVGLSNETIMLQAGSLSFDAATFEIWGSLLKGGTLVLTDKEAFLNSKLLKQTIEQHAINTMFLTTALFNQHIDIDPRVFDQLNCLLFGGEKLSERHVGQLLEKNQQTRLLHVYGPTEGTTFSTVHPIQKEELNAVVPIGKPFPTTSAYILSEEGELCGIGMKGELCIGGTGLAKGYWQNPELTARVFVDSPVGRLYRTGDLAKWRSDGSIDFLGRVDNQIKLRGFRVELEEITNTLLSVTTIQQAVTILTDEQKIAVYLADEKTVDLNKLKKQLRKKLPEYMLPDLMLQLEEMPVTPTGKIDRTALPAIAAQTEEQGIAPKTAVEQKIAAVFSEVLNREVTSISANFFDYGGHSLKAMQLLNKLEAKLNARVPLKDFFENPTVEGIVETLQTASTQSYERIEKAEKHDAYPASSTQRRLYVIHEFDETGIAYNIPVGLAFEQSIDPEKVAHCFEELIERHEALRTTFYTGADGTVLQKIAEPKTVAFTVETARLKNEEHQDALEAFIRPFDLQTGPLFRVKIITDPSGGSLFLLDIHHIIADGLSVQILLKEFAELYNGQTLEAQELQYKDYSEWLNSRSMEEHAQFWQNELGGELPVLELPLDYRRPQQQTFAGATLATRINGSLKTKLAKLAQKTGTTEYMILLAVYQILLHKYSRQEEIVVGTSVSGRTHADTETMLGMFVNTLVLKGKPEKQKTFAAFLAEIKEQNLQMLEYQEFPFESIVEMLDLPRSRSRNPLFDVMFVYQNQQEEQISLNGHVGREIEAAGTISKFDLSFRFTETATDYQLIIEYAKELFQAESISYMLAHFLVLLEDALDHSDKAIKELVLIDEEEKNTVMKQFNGSKAVVDLEQTVVTSFEEQVTQVTNQAALVYHSQTLTYGELNQRANQIAHYLRNRGIERDDLVAVIADRSFEMLVSILGIIKAGGAYVPIDPDAPEERKKYLLTDAQPKVILTTFDLPNELYGIPVVSATQETFDVFSKENPARINKSNDLLYCIYTSGTTGKPKGVLVEHKGILNVKQYFHESLGLTNEDQMLQFSNYVFDASALEIFTALLNGSTLHLIDTDQLKNPTVIENYLEEQISFAILPPQYAASIQIRNVATVMTGGSVATRKIISAESGNTIEHYLNAYGPTEATVYTTSWSYRKQESTTVTELPEQLSIGKPITNVEVYIVEGEQLCGVGIIGELCISGISLARGYLNRPEQTAAAFIDHPFGEGKLYRSGDLARWLPDGNLEYLGRVDEQVKIRGYRIEPGEIESILRSADFIQDAAVIVDHSNQEPQLAAYFVSPSHVSLSELRNYLAGQLPEYMIPAAIMQLDEIPVTPNGKLDKKALPAIDTVGNEPLVQPKNAIEEQLVYVFQEVLGLAEVGTNQHFLSLGGDSIKAIRIAAKIRENGYEILVKDILQYSTIEQISQQVQTSSGSNSVASQEEQSGPVLLSTAQRHLLEAPMIENHVLHLHFDRVLDNQLLAAAFDGLIRHHDMLRTKYVNDQQEIQAIAETNAFELVATICQEGDRQAVLAQVENEQKLLAQQNRDILLNGHFLQFTEESDLVISISPFIADERSVQILLEDLIAIYRGLEETGQTILPEKTWPFSTWIEANPLQQTSLLLSETTKQKRKTGPRSHAQKCWPMTDFIEQLEVANQAYSTTTEELLLSALAEAFEEWQQQEAVEVILDKNGRYHEAERFDRTIGQFTELQSIQLQNGLNTTETILQTKEYMRRGQQTDKEKVLELTNPVLFRSKDPEQAFLDSETEKLFHKTVGMKQVYTPSYTALELTVAFTSTEVQLLVDYVTEVFSTEEIEALQEEYKKALLQIIDHCLKQEESLRTAEDFDIFDMEADEIDLLNTLLD; encoded by the coding sequence ATGAGCAGTAACCAGTACTTATGGGAACAGAACAAACGTATCGAGTTAAATGGGAAGAAAGTCATTGAATTAAGTGAGAAGGCCGGAGTATCAAAAAACCGATTTCTTTCCGCAGTTTTCCTGCTTCTTATGTGTAAAACAAAAGGAAACGAAGCCTACTCAATGGATCTATTCCAAAAAAATCACTATTCTGGAACATTGAGCTATACGATGACAGAAGGAGACAAACTGTTGACTAGCTTAAGCTCATTAACATGGATAGAAGCCACCACAACAAAAGAAGAAAATGAGCATGTTCGAGGGATCGTCTGGTTAACTGAGCAAGAACCACTGGAAGAAGAAATATTTTCTGAATTGATGTTACAGCTACGCGAAGTATCTGAAAATGAGCTGCTGATCGATTATCGCTACTCTGCTGAGCTATACGAAAAAGAAGAAATTGATATTTTGCATCTGCATTTCCAAACATTACTAACAGCTATTTTATCAGATTCCGAAAAAAATATTTCTGACTACGATATTGTCTCTCAAAAAGAACGAGACTTACTAGAGGAAGTCAATCAAACAGATTATGACTTTTCCAGAGATGCTTGTGTTCACGAAATCATCGAAAACACTGTCAGGAAGTTCCCCAATAAGACTGCGCTTGTGTATGAAGGTGAGGAAGTCACTTTTGAAGAGTTCAATCGACGCTCCAACCAGATTGTTGCTTTTCTAAAAAAACAAAATATACAGGCCGGGGATTATGTTGCTATTATGGCCGTTCGAGGCATTGAACTGATTTGTTCAATTTTTGGTGTACTAAAAAGTGGTGCGGCCTATGTGCCTATGAATCCACTTTTCCCAATCGATCGTCTTCGATATATGATGCAGGATAGTCAAGCAAAAATGATTCTTTCCACAGGATGCCCAGAAGAATTGAACGTATTTTGTCCAATCGTCGATTTGAATGATCCAACACTATACGAAGGGAATGCAGGAAACCCTGTAAGTCAAGCTGGATCAGACGATACGCTTTGCCTTATCTATACCTCAGGAACCACCGGAAATCCGAAAAGCGTCAAAATCAATCATGGGGCGATTGTCAATTATTGTGAGTTCAATGCTTTTGATTTCCTTAAGCTAAATGAGCATGACCGTGTCCCGCAATTTGCTCCAATCACATTCAGTACAGCAATCAGCGAGATTACAACTACTTTACTTTCAGGTGCTACCTTGTATCTTGTAACAGATGAGGTCATTAAAAATATTCCATTATTTAATCAATTTATTCATGACATTCAAGCAACAATGTGTTTGCTTCCTCCAATTTATTGTGATTATGTACAGCTACCGGATTCGGTACGTATGGTAGAGACGGGCGGTTCTGCCTGTCATAAAGAAGCGGCAGAACGTATGGTGGCACAAGGAGCTAAATATTACAATGCCTACGGTCTTTCTGAAGGAACGGTAATCAGTGTATGGGAGCATCAGCCTGGGGAAGAAGTGAAGAAAATCCCGATTGGGAAGCCTGTTGCAAACAGCAAGGTTTATATCATGAACAACGACAAGGTCAATGGACTGTACATGCCTGGAGAGTTATGCGTAACGGGAATGGCAGTATCTAATGGTTACTTGAATTTACAGGAGTTGAATGAAAAAAGATTTATTCCGAATCCATTTGGTGAAGGAAGAATGCTTAAAACAGGCGATATCGTTCAATGGAACCATAAGGGTGAATTAGAGTATGTCGGACGAAGCGACAATCAGGTTCAAATCCGAGGGATGAGGGTAGAGCTGGAAGAAATTGAGCATTCTCTTCTAAATGATCCGGCAATCGTAAATGTCGCTGCAATCAGTCGTGAAGACCAACAGGGAGAAACAAGTATCGCAGCCTTTATTACCAGCAAAGAGACTATTGATATTCGTGAAATGAAACGACAATTACGGAAACGACTAGTGGACTATATGATTCCAGCAAATATTATCCAGCTGGAAACACTGCCTTTGACTGTCAATGGAAAGGTAGATAGAAAAGCCTTAGAAATGATCCCAATCAAAGAAAGCAATACCTTTGCTGCACCGGAAACAATGATTGAAAAACAAATTGCACAATTTTTCCAAACGATAGTAAAAGCTGAAAAAGTCGGGAAACAAACAGACTTCTTCGAGGCTGGCGGCCATTCATTGCGTTTGACTCGTCTAATCAATGCCATTGATTCAGCCTTTGGTGTTCGATTGTCTGTTGGAGATATCTATGAACATTCAACAGTTGAAGCAATCAGCAAGCAGATTGAGACAGGCGCGAAACAGGAAAGAAATACGATTACAGTGGTTGAAGAAAAAGAAACCTACACATTATCTTCTGCACAAAAACAAGTTTATATTGCTACTGAACTAGATGATACAGCACTGTCCTACAATATCCCTGTATTGCTGACATTCAGTGGACGACTACAAAAAGAGAAACTGACAAAAGCTTTCCAACAGCTGATCGATCGTCATGACAGCTTAAGAACAACCTTCCAGACAATTGATGGTCAGAGCGTTCAAGTAATCAAAGAGGCGATGGATGCAGTCGTTGAGGAGGAAGAGGTAGCAGCACTTTCTGACACTGTCGTAGAGCAACGTTTCAACGCATTTATTCGTCCATTTGATTTGCGACAGGCCCCATTGATGCGAGTGAAGCTTCTTTCAGACCAAGAAAAAAGCTGTCTGTTTGTTGATATTCATCACATTATTTCAGACGGAAGCTCATTGAATGCCTTGTTAGAAGAGTTTTCTGCACTGTATGGTGAGCATACCTTGGCTCCATTACCGGTACAATATAAAGATTACAGTGAATGGCAGCGAAAACAAAATCTAGACCAACAGAAGCAGTTTTGGGTGGAACAATTCAGTGAGATTCCCGAATCATTAGATCTCCCATTAGATTACAAACGTACTGCCCGACAAAGCTTTGAAGGACATACTGTAAAGTTGGCTATTCCAAATGAAACCAGAAGTGCGTTGAAAAAGCTGACTGAGAAAACTGGTACAACAGATTATATGGTTTTGTTAAGTATTTGCATGATTATGCTTAGTAAATACAGCCGACAAGAAGATGTAGTCATCGGAACCTCGATTTCGGGTAGGACCCATCAGGAAATAGAAAAGGTTCAAGGAATTTTCGTCAATACCTTAGCAATGCGGGGACGGCCTCAAGGAGATAAAACGATACGCAGCTTCCTTGAAGAAATGAAGGCAACAAGTTTGCAGGCCTATCAAAACCAAGAATTTCCTTTTGACGAGTTAGTGGCAGCCTTAGCTATTCCAAGAGATTTATCCAGAAATCCACTGTTTGATGTCATGTTTGTTCTACAGAACAACGAGCAACCGGAGCAGCTTTGGGGAGATGCGTCAATAGTCACTGCCACCATGGAAGAGCAAGGAGCCAAATTTGATTTGACGTTCAGTATTTCAGAGACAGCTGCAGGCTACGAACTGTCGTTGGATTATCGGACAGCTTTGTTTAAGGAAGAAACAATGAAGCAGATGCTGCAGCATTATCTTGTACTCCTTCAAAATGCGACAGCCGATGATACGCAGAAATTAGCTCAGCTAACAGCTGTAAATGAAGAAGAAAAGCAAAAAATTCTGACCGTATTTAACAAGCCTCAAGAGGTTTCTGAGTACAGCAACCAGACGATTGCTGAAATCTTTGAACAACAAGCAACAGCTTTTCCTAATAAAGAAGCCCTTGTTTATAAAGACCAAACCCTAAGCTACCAGGAATTAAATGAAAAAGCCAATCGTCTTGCGGCTGATTTAAGGGCTGCGGGAATTAGTGCCAATGATTTTGTTGCTGTGGAAGCAAGAAGAGCACCGGCAACGATTATTGGTATTCTCGGAATCGTGAAGGCAGGTGCGGCATATGTACCAATTGATGTGGATTACCCGAAAGAGCGAATTGCCTATATCCTCGAGGACTGTCAAGCCAAAGCAATAGCAGCAACAACAAGCTTTACTACTCAAATGAACCTTTCGATGCCTGTCTTTTCACTAGATACGATTTTTACCGAAGCAGGTCTTACAGAAAATCCAAAACCTATCAGTACAGAGGATGACCTGCTGTATTTGATGTATACTTCCGGAACAACTGGAAAACCCAAAGGTACGATGATTGAGCAGCGAAACGTTTTCCACCTTCTTGAGAAATCAGAGCCAGTTGGACTATCCAACGAGACTATCATGCTGCAAGCCGGTTCACTTAGCTTCGATGCAGCAACTTTTGAGATTTGGGGAAGCTTGCTGAAAGGCGGAACGTTGGTTCTTACAGATAAAGAAGCCTTCTTGAATAGTAAATTATTAAAGCAGACCATTGAACAACATGCAATCAACACGATGTTTCTGACTACTGCATTGTTTAATCAGCATATTGACATTGACCCTCGTGTCTTCGACCAGCTGAATTGCTTACTGTTTGGCGGCGAGAAGTTATCAGAGCGTCATGTTGGTCAGCTTCTTGAAAAAAATCAACAGACTCGCTTGCTCCATGTCTACGGACCAACTGAGGGAACGACCTTTTCAACCGTCCATCCCATCCAAAAGGAAGAGCTGAATGCAGTCGTACCGATCGGCAAGCCATTTCCAACAACATCCGCCTACATCTTATCAGAAGAGGGCGAATTGTGCGGAATCGGAATGAAGGGCGAGTTATGCATTGGAGGAACAGGTTTAGCAAAAGGTTATTGGCAAAATCCTGAACTGACAGCACGCGTATTTGTTGACTCACCCGTTGGTCGATTGTACCGCACAGGCGACTTAGCTAAATGGCGTTCTGATGGTTCAATTGATTTCTTAGGGCGTGTAGACAACCAGATAAAACTACGTGGATTCCGAGTAGAGCTGGAAGAAATCACGAATACACTGTTGAGTGTAACAACGATTCAACAGGCTGTGACCATTTTAACTGACGAGCAAAAAATTGCTGTTTATCTTGCGGATGAAAAAACCGTTGATCTCAATAAGCTGAAGAAACAGCTGCGTAAAAAATTACCTGAATACATGCTCCCTGATTTGATGCTCCAACTAGAGGAAATGCCCGTCACGCCTACAGGGAAAATTGACCGAACAGCACTACCTGCGATTGCTGCCCAAACGGAAGAACAAGGGATTGCTCCAAAAACAGCTGTAGAGCAAAAGATAGCCGCTGTCTTTTCAGAGGTTCTAAATCGAGAGGTAACCAGCATTTCAGCGAACTTCTTTGACTACGGTGGTCACTCATTAAAAGCAATGCAGCTGCTAAATAAATTAGAAGCAAAATTAAATGCCAGGGTACCATTGAAAGACTTTTTCGAGAACCCGACAGTTGAAGGTATCGTTGAAACACTTCAGACGGCTTCAACACAGTCTTATGAACGAATTGAAAAAGCTGAAAAGCATGACGCTTATCCTGCTTCATCCACACAGCGAAGACTCTATGTGATTCATGAATTTGATGAAACCGGGATTGCGTACAATATTCCAGTTGGCCTTGCTTTTGAACAGTCGATTGATCCGGAAAAGGTGGCCCATTGTTTTGAAGAGCTAATAGAACGGCATGAGGCATTGAGAACCACCTTCTATACAGGGGCAGATGGAACAGTACTGCAAAAAATAGCTGAACCGAAAACTGTCGCTTTTACCGTTGAAACTGCTCGTTTGAAAAATGAAGAGCACCAAGACGCACTAGAAGCATTTATTCGACCTTTTGACTTGCAAACGGGTCCGTTATTCAGAGTCAAGATCATTACTGATCCTTCCGGTGGTTCGTTGTTCTTATTGGATATCCACCACATCATCGCTGATGGATTATCTGTACAGATTCTGTTAAAGGAGTTCGCAGAACTGTACAATGGACAAACTTTAGAAGCACAGGAATTGCAGTATAAGGATTACAGTGAATGGTTGAATAGCCGTTCTATGGAAGAGCACGCACAGTTCTGGCAGAACGAATTAGGAGGCGAACTTCCAGTACTTGAGCTCCCTCTTGATTATCGCCGTCCTCAGCAGCAAACCTTTGCCGGGGCAACATTAGCTACACGAATCAACGGCTCCTTGAAAACGAAGCTGGCAAAACTGGCACAAAAAACAGGCACGACAGAATATATGATCCTGCTAGCTGTTTATCAGATTCTTTTGCATAAGTACAGCAGGCAAGAGGAGATTGTCGTTGGGACATCTGTTTCTGGACGAACACATGCAGATACTGAAACTATGCTTGGTATGTTCGTCAATACACTCGTATTGAAGGGCAAGCCGGAGAAACAGAAAACATTTGCAGCCTTCCTCGCCGAAATCAAGGAACAAAACCTGCAAATGTTGGAGTATCAGGAGTTTCCATTTGAATCTATCGTGGAAATGCTGGATCTTCCAAGAAGTCGTTCAAGAAATCCATTATTTGATGTAATGTTCGTCTATCAAAATCAACAGGAAGAGCAGATTTCATTAAATGGTCATGTTGGTAGAGAAATCGAAGCGGCAGGAACGATTTCAAAATTTGATTTGTCTTTCCGTTTTACGGAAACTGCTACAGATTACCAACTGATCATTGAATATGCGAAAGAGCTGTTCCAAGCTGAAAGCATCAGCTATATGTTGGCACATTTCCTTGTTTTATTGGAAGACGCACTTGATCATTCGGATAAAGCAATCAAAGAGCTTGTGTTGATCGATGAGGAAGAAAAGAATACTGTGATGAAGCAATTCAACGGCTCAAAAGCAGTCGTTGATTTAGAACAAACTGTGGTCACAAGCTTTGAAGAGCAAGTAACACAAGTCACCAATCAGGCTGCTCTAGTTTATCATTCACAAACGCTCACATATGGTGAATTGAATCAACGAGCGAACCAAATCGCCCACTACTTGAGAAATAGGGGGATAGAAAGAGATGATTTGGTTGCTGTCATTGCGGATCGCAGTTTTGAGATGCTTGTAAGTATTCTAGGAATCATCAAAGCGGGTGGAGCCTATGTGCCGATCGATCCGGATGCACCAGAGGAGCGCAAAAAATATCTTTTGACTGATGCCCAGCCCAAAGTCATATTGACAACCTTTGACCTTCCAAATGAGCTTTATGGCATACCGGTGGTTTCTGCTACTCAGGAGACGTTCGATGTCTTCAGTAAAGAAAACCCAGCGAGGATCAATAAAAGTAATGATTTGCTGTACTGTATCTATACTTCTGGAACGACTGGCAAGCCAAAAGGGGTGTTGGTTGAGCACAAGGGAATACTCAATGTGAAACAGTATTTCCATGAGTCGTTAGGTCTCACTAATGAGGACCAGATGCTCCAATTCTCAAACTATGTTTTTGATGCTTCGGCACTCGAAATATTTACAGCACTTCTAAACGGTTCAACGCTTCACCTTATCGATACAGACCAATTGAAAAATCCAACGGTGATCGAAAATTATTTAGAAGAACAGATCAGCTTTGCCATTTTACCACCACAATATGCAGCCAGCATCCAAATCAGAAATGTGGCTACTGTGATGACAGGTGGTTCTGTCGCGACGCGTAAGATCATTTCAGCAGAAAGCGGAAATACAATCGAACACTATCTGAATGCTTACGGACCAACAGAAGCAACAGTTTATACAACAAGCTGGTCTTATCGAAAACAGGAAAGTACTACCGTTACAGAGCTGCCGGAACAACTGTCGATCGGTAAACCGATCACAAATGTAGAGGTATATATCGTAGAAGGAGAACAGCTTTGTGGTGTAGGGATTATCGGAGAACTGTGCATCAGTGGCATCAGTCTGGCGAGGGGCTATCTCAATCGTCCGGAACAAACAGCCGCCGCATTTATTGACCACCCATTTGGAGAAGGAAAGCTCTATCGCTCCGGTGATTTGGCTCGTTGGCTGCCTGATGGCAATTTAGAATACCTCGGTCGTGTAGATGAGCAAGTGAAGATCAGGGGCTATCGTATTGAGCCAGGTGAAATAGAAAGTATCTTGCGAAGTGCTGACTTTATCCAAGATGCTGCAGTCATTGTAGACCATTCAAATCAAGAGCCGCAATTAGCCGCCTATTTTGTCAGCCCTTCACACGTATCATTGTCGGAGCTTAGGAATTATCTTGCAGGACAACTACCTGAATATATGATTCCTGCAGCAATTATGCAGCTTGATGAGATTCCAGTAACACCTAATGGAAAATTAGATAAAAAAGCTTTGCCAGCAATCGACACTGTAGGGAACGAACCACTTGTTCAACCCAAAAATGCTATAGAAGAGCAGCTTGTTTATGTATTCCAAGAGGTATTGGGGCTGGCAGAAGTTGGAACAAACCAACACTTCTTATCCCTTGGCGGCGATTCTATCAAAGCAATTCGTATCGCAGCAAAAATCAGAGAGAATGGGTATGAGATTTTAGTCAAAGATATTCTTCAGTACTCGACGATTGAACAAATCAGTCAGCAGGTGCAGACAAGTAGTGGAAGTAATTCCGTAGCATCACAGGAAGAGCAAAGTGGTCCAGTCTTATTATCTACCGCTCAAAGGCATTTACTAGAGGCACCAATGATCGAAAACCATGTGCTTCATTTACACTTTGATCGTGTGCTGGATAACCAATTACTAGCTGCTGCCTTTGATGGATTGATTCGACACCATGACATGCTGCGTACAAAGTACGTCAATGACCAACAAGAAATTCAAGCGATTGCCGAAACAAACGCATTCGAGCTTGTAGCAACGATTTGCCAAGAAGGAGATCGTCAAGCGGTATTGGCACAAGTAGAAAATGAGCAAAAATTACTTGCTCAACAAAATAGAGATATCTTGCTAAATGGGCATTTTCTGCAATTCACTGAAGAAAGTGATCTTGTAATTAGTATATCGCCATTCATCGCAGACGAGCGATCTGTTCAGATTTTACTTGAAGATTTGATTGCAATTTACAGAGGATTGGAAGAAACCGGGCAAACGATCCTTCCGGAAAAAACATGGCCCTTCAGTACTTGGATCGAAGCCAATCCGCTACAGCAAACATCGTTACTACTATCAGAAACAACGAAGCAAAAGAGAAAAACAGGCCCTAGAAGTCATGCGCAGAAATGCTGGCCAATGACAGATTTCATTGAGCAATTGGAAGTGGCAAATCAAGCCTATTCAACAACAACGGAGGAATTACTTTTATCTGCCCTTGCTGAAGCCTTTGAGGAGTGGCAGCAGCAAGAAGCAGTAGAAGTGATTCTCGACAAAAACGGTAGATATCATGAGGCCGAGAGGTTCGATCGAACCATCGGACAATTTACAGAGCTTCAATCCATCCAATTACAGAATGGATTGAACACAACAGAAACGATCCTCCAAACAAAAGAGTATATGCGAAGAGGACAGCAAACAGACAAGGAAAAAGTTTTAGAGTTGACCAACCCAGTTCTATTCCGTTCAAAAGATCCGGAACAAGCGTTTCTGGATTCAGAAACAGAGAAGCTGTTCCATAAAACAGTAGGTATGAAACAGGTATACACACCAAGCTACACAGCGCTAGAATTGACTGTTGCTTTCACTAGCACAGAGGTTCAATTGCTTGTTGATTATGTAACGGAGGTGTTCTCTACTGAAGAGATTGAGGCCTTACAAGAAGAATATAAAAAAGCCCTGCTGCAGATTATTGATCATTGCTTAAAGCAGGAAGAATCATTAAGAACAGCGGAAGACTTTGACATATTCGATATGGAAGCTGATGAAATCGACTTATTGAATACGTTATTGGATTAA
- a CDS encoding 4'-phosphopantetheinyl transferase family protein: MIQLYAIDLNNFEPTTNYARYYSLLEQERLFRIQQFQFEKDRTVCTVSGLLFQYIARCCFQLKKQEACLTYNQQGKPLMLNSPFHFSISHSGDWVLCAWSDQPIGVDVEKTEKIIDYLDIARLFFHPTEYTTIQQLRKEQQLAYFYRIWTVKESYIKYSGEGLSRPLSSFCVNEDEDGFTLSSLPESCALQSGWLDLKHPYSICASDKMTGFCIDYISPAIFLSELDQLLKEE, translated from the coding sequence ATGATTCAACTATATGCGATTGATCTGAATAACTTTGAACCAACAACCAATTATGCACGCTATTATTCATTGTTGGAGCAGGAACGATTATTTCGCATCCAACAATTTCAATTTGAAAAAGATCGAACAGTTTGTACAGTTTCCGGATTATTGTTTCAATACATTGCTCGATGCTGTTTTCAACTGAAGAAACAGGAAGCCTGTCTAACCTATAATCAGCAAGGTAAACCTTTAATGTTAAACAGTCCATTTCATTTCAGTATTTCTCATTCTGGAGACTGGGTTCTTTGTGCTTGGAGTGACCAGCCTATTGGAGTGGATGTTGAAAAAACAGAGAAAATTATTGATTATCTAGATATTGCCAGACTTTTTTTCCATCCTACAGAATATACAACGATTCAACAGCTGAGAAAGGAGCAACAACTAGCCTATTTCTACAGAATATGGACAGTAAAAGAAAGCTACATAAAATACTCTGGTGAAGGTCTGAGTCGTCCCCTCTCCTCCTTTTGTGTAAACGAAGATGAGGATGGCTTCACACTCTCTAGCCTACCGGAGTCTTGTGCACTTCAATCAGGCTGGCTTGATCTGAAACACCCGTATTCAATCTGCGCATCAGACAAGATGACTGGGTTTTGCATAGATTACATTTCTCCAGCCATTTTTCTTTCCGAATTGGATCAATTGTTAAAAGAAGAGTAG